A single Methylobacterium sp. 17Sr1-1 DNA region contains:
- a CDS encoding Crp/Fnr family transcriptional regulator, whose protein sequence is MGRLAGFPFFKDAGIDLISYESRCIWRRFDANEILVDFDDASTDVYLLASGEVRILNRTQSGKEVILGEMRAGEFFGELAAIDGVSRSANVTALTRGELCVVPAAVFREIVFAAPPIADKLLRLLAKRVRMLNARLMEHAVLDLRHRLYAELLRLSAPRPGTDGERAVSPPPYHHVLAARIGCRREQVTREFTVMAQEGLVDRTRGALILRRPDILEARVAEALREDA, encoded by the coding sequence ATGGGTCGGCTCGCAGGGTTTCCCTTCTTCAAGGACGCGGGCATCGACCTGATCTCGTACGAATCGCGCTGCATCTGGCGCCGGTTCGACGCCAACGAGATCCTCGTCGATTTCGACGATGCCTCGACCGACGTCTACCTGCTGGCCTCCGGCGAGGTGCGGATCCTCAACCGGACGCAGTCGGGCAAGGAGGTGATCCTGGGCGAGATGCGGGCCGGCGAGTTCTTCGGCGAGCTCGCCGCCATCGACGGGGTCAGTCGCTCGGCCAACGTCACGGCGCTCACCCGGGGCGAGCTGTGCGTCGTACCGGCCGCGGTCTTCCGCGAGATCGTCTTCGCGGCGCCCCCGATCGCCGACAAGCTGCTGCGGCTTCTGGCCAAACGGGTGCGGATGCTCAATGCCCGGCTGATGGAGCACGCGGTCCTCGACCTGCGCCACCGTCTCTACGCCGAGCTCCTGCGCCTCTCCGCGCCCCGGCCCGGCACCGACGGCGAGCGGGCGGTGAGCCCGCCGCCCTACCACCACGTGCTCGCCGCGCGCATCGGCTGCCGCCGCGAGCAGGTGACCCGGGAATTCACCGTGATGGCCCAGGAAGGCCTCGTCGACCGCACCCGCGGCGCGCTGATCCTGCGCCGGCCGGACATCCTGGAGGCCCGGGTGGCGGAGGCGCTGCGGGAAGACGCGTGA
- a CDS encoding calcineurin-like phosphoesterase family protein has protein sequence MSDHHTLTRRTTLAGATALALAPLAARAQSAPGTGQGAGQVTGVVYEDRGGKGRRGPDDPGLPDVLVSNGREVVRTGADGRYTLPVGDEAVIFVIKPTGFSLPPGPDGLPRFSYIHQPAGTPPDLALRYPGIAPTGPLPASVDFGLVRRPESGDFDVVLFTDPQPESHAELTFVRETAIARVLGMRDASNRIAFGMTTGDVLFDDLSLYPRQNRLVAQMGLPWFHIGGNHDLNFEAPDARHSRETFKRSFGAPYYALEYGGVLFLMLDNVHYLGAQTAAGSRGGRYEGRIGERQLAFVENLLTLTPTDRPVVAAMHIPLASDLGPDDPGISTADRAQLLRLLAGRPSFSVSGHTHTTEHHYLGPDGRPGATGEDAHHHHVLTAVSGSWWSGPPDRRGIATADSRDGTPHGFHLLSVTGGRSVTTRYVPASDDAGRQMRIVLESQFHADDLARLPDTRLYELLGATIPAESAGGTNVVVNLFDGGPRSRVSFRIGDGPLVAMTRTRRPDPFVAALYARNAATKKSWVKAEPCSHLWVARLPRDLKAGTHRLTVEATDEYGRPHRDALVLEVLDGAGRAG, from the coding sequence ATGTCGGACCACCACACCCTGACCCGCCGCACCACCCTGGCCGGTGCCACGGCCCTGGCGCTCGCCCCCCTCGCGGCGCGGGCACAAAGCGCGCCGGGGACGGGTCAGGGAGCCGGACAGGTCACCGGCGTCGTCTACGAGGACCGGGGCGGCAAGGGGCGGCGCGGGCCCGACGATCCGGGCCTGCCCGACGTGCTGGTCTCGAACGGCCGCGAGGTGGTCCGCACCGGCGCGGACGGGCGCTACACCCTGCCGGTCGGCGACGAGGCGGTGATCTTCGTGATCAAGCCGACGGGCTTCAGCCTGCCGCCCGGGCCCGACGGCCTGCCGCGTTTCTCCTACATCCACCAGCCGGCCGGCACGCCGCCGGACCTCGCCTTGCGCTATCCCGGCATCGCGCCGACCGGGCCGCTGCCGGCCTCCGTCGATTTCGGCCTCGTGCGACGCCCGGAGAGCGGCGACTTCGACGTGGTGCTGTTCACCGATCCGCAGCCCGAGAGCCACGCCGAGCTGACCTTCGTGCGCGAGACCGCCATCGCCCGGGTGCTCGGGATGCGGGACGCCTCGAACAGGATCGCCTTCGGCATGACCACCGGCGACGTGCTGTTCGACGATCTCTCCCTCTACCCGCGCCAGAACCGCCTCGTCGCCCAGATGGGCCTGCCGTGGTTCCATATCGGCGGCAACCACGACCTCAACTTCGAGGCGCCGGACGCCCGCCATTCCCGCGAGACCTTCAAGCGCAGCTTCGGGGCGCCGTACTACGCGCTGGAATACGGCGGCGTGCTGTTCCTGATGCTCGACAACGTCCATTACCTCGGCGCCCAGACCGCCGCGGGAAGCCGGGGCGGGCGCTACGAGGGCCGGATCGGCGAGCGCCAGCTCGCCTTCGTGGAGAACCTGCTGACGCTGACGCCCACGGACCGCCCGGTGGTGGCGGCGATGCACATCCCGCTCGCCAGCGATCTCGGGCCGGATGATCCCGGCATCAGCACCGCCGACCGGGCGCAGCTGCTGCGGCTCCTCGCCGGGCGCCCATCCTTCAGCGTCTCCGGCCACACCCATACCACCGAGCACCATTATCTCGGACCCGACGGGCGACCGGGGGCGACCGGCGAGGACGCCCACCACCACCACGTGCTCACCGCCGTTTCGGGCTCGTGGTGGAGCGGCCCGCCGGACCGGCGCGGCATCGCCACCGCCGACAGCCGCGACGGGACGCCGCACGGCTTTCACCTGCTCAGCGTCACCGGCGGGCGGTCCGTCACCACCCGCTACGTCCCGGCCAGCGACGATGCGGGGCGCCAGATGCGGATCGTGCTGGAGAGCCAGTTCCACGCCGACGACCTCGCCCGCCTGCCCGACACGCGGCTCTACGAGCTGCTCGGCGCCACCATCCCGGCCGAGAGCGCCGGCGGTACGAACGTGGTGGTCAACCTGTTCGACGGCGGGCCGCGCAGCCGAGTGTCGTTCCGGATCGGCGACGGGCCGCTCGTGGCGATGACCCGGACGCGCCGGCCCGACCCGTTCGTCGCCGCGCTCTACGCCCGCAACGCCGCGACGAAGAAGTCCTGGGTCAAGGCCGAGCCGTGCTCGCACCTCTGGGTCGCGCGCCTGCCGCGGGACCTGAAAGCCGGCACTCACCGCCTCACGGTCGAGGCGACCGACGAGTACGGCCGCCCGCACCGCGACGCGCTGGTGCTCGAAGTGCTGGACGGGGCGGGCAGGGCCGGCTGA
- a CDS encoding SGNH/GDSL hydrolase family protein: MQTRTKKGIGLIAAVLAVILAAGTAAVLVTRHRAGGGQGVAAFREARAFAVSSELKQIDGPYGLLLGDSQMERLHLPTLCGHPAVNAAIAGTRISGLRAVAEWIALPRPPEVVVVTIGTNDLTQRQRSGRDAAAGQFREEARALFADLVPRARRVVATAVPPFDAERPGVTKFYDVAAAPAYSAILSEECARAGCRFVDAFADLRDAAGTGRSPDGVHLGLDGAARDRIAARLEAAACPDLAARSR, from the coding sequence GTGCAGACGAGAACGAAGAAGGGGATCGGCCTGATCGCGGCCGTCCTGGCAGTCATCCTGGCGGCGGGAACCGCCGCTGTCCTGGTGACGCGGCATCGCGCCGGCGGCGGGCAGGGCGTGGCGGCCTTCCGCGAGGCCCGGGCCTTCGCGGTCTCAAGCGAGCTCAAGCAGATCGACGGCCCCTACGGGCTGCTCCTCGGCGATTCGCAGATGGAGCGCCTCCACCTTCCGACCCTGTGCGGGCATCCTGCCGTCAATGCCGCCATCGCCGGCACGCGGATCTCCGGCTTGCGGGCGGTGGCGGAGTGGATCGCGCTGCCCCGGCCGCCGGAAGTGGTCGTGGTGACCATCGGCACCAACGATCTCACCCAGCGCCAGCGCTCCGGCCGCGACGCCGCGGCCGGGCAGTTCCGCGAGGAGGCGAGGGCGCTGTTCGCCGATCTCGTGCCCCGCGCCCGGCGCGTCGTCGCCACCGCGGTGCCGCCCTTCGACGCCGAGCGGCCCGGGGTGACGAAGTTCTACGACGTCGCCGCCGCGCCGGCCTACTCGGCGATCCTGTCGGAGGAATGCGCCCGCGCCGGCTGCCGCTTCGTCGATGCCTTCGCGGACCTGCGCGATGCGGCCGGCACGGGACGATCGCCGGACGGGGTCCATCTCGGCCTCGATGGTGCGGCGCGGGACCGCATCGCCGCGCGCCTGGAGGCGGCGGCCTGCCCTGATCTTGCCGCCCGTTCGCGCTGA
- a CDS encoding IS4 family transposase codes for MRGFGSGDVRTEARGAWLFERIVTTGSVVLSTVGGSEAGTAAAHRYLSSPCADWQGILQAFAARTAQACAGRPIVAVQDTSEINFTPAAAGRHGLGPAGNGRNPGFFLHPVIAVDAEDEAVLGLVDAQLWTRAARQTAPRHRRPVEDKESQRWITGAAAAATALADTARSLIVVADQEGDIYSHFARRPAGSDLLVRARHDRPLVEGGSLQDKASWPVATTGTVEVPARPGVPARIAKVRLQAGPVEVVRPSGPGAREPASLRLHGVCVQELEPPVGVTPLCWRLLTTRAVPDAAAAQDMVRLYRLRWRIEEVFRALKRDGLGLDETQVRVPDKLFRLSALALGAAVRILQLVDARDGSRRPMQDVLDKAALPVVAELGRACEGSTDRLRNPHPVGNLSWLEWIVARHGGWNAPNSPPGPKVVARGWERFSAMLAGALLARDSLPSRP; via the coding sequence ATGCGAGGCTTTGGATCGGGCGACGTACGCACCGAGGCCCGGGGGGCGTGGCTGTTTGAGCGGATCGTCACCACCGGCAGCGTGGTGCTGAGCACGGTGGGCGGCAGCGAAGCCGGTACGGCGGCCGCCCATCGCTACCTTTCCTCGCCCTGCGCTGACTGGCAGGGCATCCTGCAGGCTTTTGCAGCCCGCACGGCCCAGGCCTGCGCCGGGCGTCCGATCGTGGCCGTCCAGGACACGAGCGAGATCAACTTCACCCCAGCTGCTGCTGGCCGCCATGGCCTGGGGCCGGCCGGCAACGGCCGCAATCCCGGCTTCTTCCTGCACCCGGTCATCGCCGTCGATGCCGAGGACGAGGCGGTGCTGGGCTTGGTCGACGCCCAGCTCTGGACCCGCGCCGCCCGCCAGACGGCGCCACGTCACCGGCGGCCAGTCGAGGACAAGGAGAGCCAGCGCTGGATCACCGGAGCGGCCGCTGCCGCGACGGCTTTGGCCGACACGGCCCGGAGCTTGATCGTGGTCGCCGACCAGGAGGGCGACATCTACAGCCACTTCGCCCGTCGGCCCGCGGGCAGCGATCTTCTGGTGCGGGCACGCCATGACCGGCCACTGGTTGAAGGGGGCAGCCTTCAGGACAAGGCGTCATGGCCCGTCGCGACAACCGGCACCGTGGAGGTGCCGGCTCGCCCTGGGGTGCCGGCCCGCATCGCCAAGGTGAGGCTGCAGGCCGGACCGGTCGAGGTGGTCCGTCCCTCCGGCCCAGGCGCCCGCGAGCCGGCCAGCCTGAGGCTGCATGGCGTCTGCGTGCAGGAACTCGAGCCGCCTGTGGGCGTGACGCCCTTGTGCTGGCGGCTTCTGACGACGCGGGCGGTGCCGGATGCCGCCGCCGCGCAGGACATGGTGCGGCTGTACCGGTTGAGGTGGCGGATCGAGGAGGTGTTCCGCGCTCTCAAGCGCGACGGGCTCGGCCTGGACGAGACACAGGTGCGGGTGCCAGACAAGCTGTTCCGGCTGAGTGCCTTGGCGCTGGGAGCCGCCGTGCGGATCCTGCAGTTGGTCGATGCCCGCGACGGCAGCCGACGACCGATGCAGGACGTTCTGGATAAGGCGGCTCTGCCAGTGGTCGCGGAACTGGGGCGGGCCTGCGAGGGCAGCACGGACCGCCTGCGCAACCCTCACCCCGTCGGCAACCTGAGCTGGTTAGAGTGGATCGTGGCCCGCCACGGCGGCTGGAACGCTCCCAACTCGCCACCCGGTCCCAAGGTCGTCGCGCGCGGATGGGAGCGCTTCTCGGCCATGCTCGCCGGTGCCCTCCTCGCGAGAGACTCACTTCCGTCAAGGCCGTAG
- a CDS encoding MarR family transcriptional regulator, giving the protein MAADPLDDLYERPGFMIRRAHQIAVSVFLAETDDLGITTTQYGILFMLRHRPGIDQITVARLLGLDRSTTGMVVRTLEEGGLVARVVDPADKRRRSLELTREGGDLLDRLAAPAERAVAQLLAPLDPAERPVFLALLRKLTGAFDATSRVPLAKRSRAEA; this is encoded by the coding sequence ATGGCCGCCGACCCCCTGGACGACCTCTACGAGCGGCCCGGCTTCATGATCCGGCGCGCGCACCAGATCGCCGTGTCGGTGTTCCTGGCCGAGACCGACGATCTCGGGATCACCACGACCCAGTACGGCATCCTGTTCATGCTCCGGCACCGCCCGGGCATCGACCAGATCACGGTGGCGCGGCTGCTCGGCCTCGACCGCTCGACCACCGGCATGGTCGTCAGGACCCTGGAGGAGGGCGGCCTCGTCGCCCGGGTGGTCGACCCCGCCGACAAGCGCCGCCGCAGCCTCGAACTGACGCGAGAGGGCGGCGACCTCCTCGACCGGCTCGCCGCGCCGGCCGAGCGGGCGGTGGCGCAGCTCCTCGCGCCCCTCGATCCGGCGGAGCGGCCGGTCTTCCTGGCGCTGCTGCGCAAGCTGACGGGCGCCTTCGACGCGACCTCGCGGGTGCCGCTCGCCAAACGCTCGCGCGCCGAGGCCTAA
- a CDS encoding nucleotide sugar dehydrogenase — protein MNANEARTRTLLHERRALIGIVGLGYVGLPLALAALRAGFPVLGFDVDPDRVAALNRGEGAFHHIPGEALGDALAAGTFAATGDMARLAEPDAVLICVPTPLTRHREPDLSYVEATARAIAAALRPGQLVVLESTTYPGTTAEVMRPILEAGGLRSGADFFLAYSPEREDPGNGEFDTARIPKVVGADDVAARGLAEALYGALVVRTVPVSSAAAAEAVKLTENIFRSVNIALVNELKLVYDAMGIDVWEVIQAAATKPFGFMPFQPGPGLGGHCIPIDPFYLAWKAREFDVPARFVELAGEVNTRMPYHVVERLAAAVDRTGRAFSGARVLVLGLAYKRNVEDTRESPALKLIRLIEARGAAALYHDPLVPVLPATREHPELAGRRSEPLTPETLRGVDAVLVATDHDGVDYALVAREARLIVDTRNVMARHGLEHGLTGATIVKA, from the coding sequence ATGAACGCGAACGAGGCGCGGACGCGGACGCTCCTTCACGAGCGCCGGGCGCTGATCGGCATCGTCGGCCTCGGCTATGTCGGGCTGCCGCTGGCCCTCGCCGCGCTCCGGGCCGGTTTCCCGGTGCTCGGCTTCGACGTCGATCCGGACCGGGTCGCGGCGCTGAACCGGGGCGAGGGGGCGTTCCACCACATCCCGGGCGAGGCCTTGGGCGACGCGCTCGCGGCCGGCACCTTCGCGGCCACCGGCGACATGGCGCGGCTCGCCGAGCCCGACGCGGTGCTGATCTGCGTGCCGACGCCGCTGACCCGCCACCGCGAGCCCGACCTGTCCTACGTCGAGGCCACCGCCCGGGCGATCGCCGCGGCGTTGCGCCCCGGCCAGCTCGTGGTGCTCGAATCGACCACCTACCCGGGCACCACCGCCGAGGTGATGCGGCCGATCCTGGAGGCTGGCGGCCTGCGCTCCGGCGCGGACTTCTTCCTGGCCTACTCGCCGGAGCGCGAGGACCCGGGCAACGGCGAGTTCGACACGGCCCGCATCCCCAAGGTGGTGGGGGCCGACGACGTCGCCGCGCGCGGCCTGGCGGAGGCGCTCTACGGGGCGCTGGTGGTGCGCACGGTGCCGGTCTCCTCGGCTGCCGCCGCGGAGGCGGTGAAGCTCACGGAAAACATCTTCCGGTCCGTCAACATCGCCCTCGTGAACGAATTGAAGCTCGTCTACGATGCGATGGGCATCGACGTCTGGGAGGTGATCCAGGCGGCGGCCACCAAGCCCTTCGGCTTCATGCCGTTCCAGCCCGGGCCGGGTCTCGGTGGCCACTGCATCCCGATCGACCCGTTCTACCTCGCCTGGAAGGCGCGGGAATTCGACGTGCCGGCCCGCTTCGTGGAACTGGCCGGCGAGGTCAACACGCGGATGCCCTATCACGTCGTCGAGCGCCTGGCGGCGGCCGTCGACCGGACCGGCCGCGCCTTCTCGGGCGCCCGGGTGCTGGTGCTGGGGCTCGCCTACAAGCGCAACGTCGAGGATACCCGCGAGAGCCCGGCCCTGAAGCTGATCCGGCTGATCGAGGCGCGGGGCGCGGCGGCGCTCTACCACGATCCCCTGGTGCCGGTCCTGCCGGCGACCCGCGAGCATCCCGAACTCGCCGGGCGGCGCTCCGAACCCCTCACCCCGGAGACCCTGCGCGGGGTCGACGCGGTGCTGGTCGCCACCGACCATGACGGCGTCGACTACGCCCTGGTGGCGCGGGAAGCCCGGCTGATCGTCGACACCCGCAACGTCATGGCGCGGCATGGATTGGAACATGGACTGACAGGTGCGACGATCGTGAAGGCGTAA
- a CDS encoding chemotaxis protein CheA, translated as MMPVEIDPSEVRRPRPDPHESVRARLGRPAMLAALAVVGIGGCAGLAAAAYPTISDLLRPRPPEVHFGRVAEMPEIKDGIPALRTTPVRQVPIVQAPATLAAGVQAPAAPAALLDPASTVATAPPQSAPVPGSLAQTSPVRGSWSPASDVAATGTAATFQPVPATAKAPETPRPAPVREAKASVEAAIPRAVPAPREPAPLPPARAVQAKVEPKVETKADSKPVAPPRIATTEPKATPRPAPVREAKAEPAKPETAKPAAEKHQAEKPVARREKPDAHQRSAAAQPAASPAAEEPTRFLGVPMPDFAPAGRAIKETVDAVISLPSRL; from the coding sequence ATGATGCCAGTGGAGATCGACCCGTCGGAGGTGCGCCGGCCGCGCCCGGACCCGCACGAGAGCGTTCGCGCGCGCCTCGGCCGTCCGGCGATGCTGGCCGCCCTGGCCGTGGTCGGGATCGGCGGCTGCGCCGGCCTCGCCGCGGCGGCCTATCCGACGATCAGCGACCTGCTGCGGCCGCGCCCCCCGGAGGTGCATTTCGGCCGCGTCGCCGAGATGCCGGAGATCAAGGACGGCATCCCCGCCCTGCGGACGACGCCGGTGCGCCAGGTTCCCATCGTTCAAGCGCCAGCCACCCTTGCGGCGGGCGTTCAAGCACCGGCGGCACCCGCCGCCCTGCTCGATCCGGCGTCGACCGTGGCGACGGCGCCGCCGCAGAGCGCTCCCGTACCGGGTTCGCTGGCACAGACCTCGCCGGTGCGGGGCTCCTGGTCGCCGGCTTCCGACGTGGCCGCGACCGGCACCGCTGCCACGTTCCAGCCCGTGCCCGCCACCGCGAAGGCGCCGGAGACGCCCCGGCCGGCCCCCGTCCGCGAGGCCAAGGCGAGCGTCGAGGCCGCGATCCCCCGCGCCGTCCCGGCGCCGCGCGAGCCCGCGCCGCTGCCGCCGGCCCGGGCGGTGCAGGCCAAGGTCGAACCCAAGGTCGAAACCAAGGCTGACTCCAAGCCGGTCGCCCCGCCGCGCATCGCGACGACCGAGCCGAAAGCGACGCCGAGACCCGCGCCGGTCCGGGAGGCCAAGGCCGAACCGGCAAAGCCCGAGACGGCGAAGCCCGCGGCCGAGAAGCACCAGGCGGAGAAGCCGGTCGCCCGGCGCGAAAAGCCCGACGCGCACCAGCGTAGCGCCGCCGCCCAGCCGGCCGCGAGCCCGGCAGCGGAGGAGCCGACCCGCTTCCTCGGCGTGCCGATGCCCGATTTCGCCCCGGCCGGCCGCGCCATCAAGGAGACGGTCGACGCGGTGATCTCCCTGCCCAGCCGGCTGTGA